Proteins from a single region of Allocatelliglobosispora scoriae:
- a CDS encoding glycosyltransferase family 39 protein — protein MTLPGIAWRPITIVSLVTLVVNLLAATRYGYHRDELYFRQLGEHPAWGYVDQGPATPLIGRVATELFGDSFFALRLPAVLCAALIPLLVALIVRELGGERTGQWLGGAAVALGGFPVGIGHLLLTASFDVPLSLLALLFVTRALKRVDGRWWLAAGAVMGLALYNKQLIILLGLGVVAALLIVGPRDVFRDWRLWAGLGLAVVIGSPNLIYQLTHDFPQLTMAGALADNDGVENRLLFVPMQLVLIGVTLVPIWVVGARGFFREEAWRRVRALPIAYAVACVIVLATGGRPDYVAPLLILVLCAGFARLHTWRWPAIAVAVNVVGSALLVLPVFPVGMLGDSPVPVVNQLMVDQVGWEAYVAQVAAVHSALPAADRADAVVVTANYGESGAVDRYAPALPVYSGQNELYFRARPPESARVLIAVGYSPRRLGPHFASCEIAARLDNGVGVDNEEQTLPITVCRDPREPWSALWPFFQHYD, from the coding sequence GTGACCCTTCCCGGCATCGCCTGGCGTCCGATCACGATCGTCAGCCTCGTCACCCTCGTGGTGAACCTGCTGGCCGCCACCCGCTACGGCTATCACCGGGACGAGCTCTACTTCCGGCAGCTCGGTGAGCACCCCGCGTGGGGCTATGTGGACCAGGGCCCGGCGACGCCGCTGATCGGGCGGGTCGCGACCGAGCTCTTCGGCGATTCGTTCTTCGCGCTGCGGCTTCCGGCGGTGCTCTGCGCGGCGCTGATCCCGCTGCTCGTGGCGCTGATCGTGCGCGAGCTGGGCGGCGAACGCACCGGACAGTGGCTCGGTGGCGCCGCGGTCGCGCTCGGCGGCTTCCCGGTCGGGATCGGCCACCTCCTGCTCACCGCGAGCTTCGACGTGCCGCTGTCGCTGCTGGCGCTGCTCTTCGTCACCCGGGCGCTCAAGCGCGTCGACGGTCGCTGGTGGCTCGCGGCCGGGGCGGTGATGGGTCTCGCGCTCTACAACAAGCAGCTGATCATCCTGCTCGGCCTGGGCGTCGTCGCCGCCCTGCTCATCGTGGGTCCGCGGGACGTCTTCCGCGACTGGCGGCTCTGGGCGGGGCTCGGCCTCGCGGTCGTCATCGGCTCGCCGAACCTGATCTACCAGCTCACCCATGACTTTCCCCAGCTCACGATGGCGGGGGCGCTCGCCGACAACGACGGCGTGGAGAACCGGCTGCTCTTCGTGCCGATGCAGCTCGTCCTCATCGGTGTCACGCTCGTGCCGATCTGGGTGGTCGGTGCGCGCGGGTTCTTCCGCGAGGAGGCTTGGCGCCGGGTCAGGGCACTACCCATCGCGTACGCCGTGGCCTGCGTCATCGTCCTCGCCACCGGTGGTCGGCCCGACTACGTGGCGCCGCTGCTGATCCTGGTCCTCTGCGCCGGTTTCGCCCGCCTGCACACCTGGAGGTGGCCCGCGATCGCCGTCGCGGTCAACGTCGTCGGATCGGCCCTGCTGGTCCTGCCGGTCTTCCCGGTCGGGATGCTCGGCGACAGCCCGGTGCCCGTCGTCAACCAGCTCATGGTGGACCAGGTGGGCTGGGAGGCGTACGTCGCCCAGGTCGCGGCGGTCCACAGTGCCCTGCCTGCGGCCGACCGGGCGGATGCCGTGGTCGTGACCGCCAACTACGGCGAGTCGGGCGCGGTGGACCGTTACGCCCCGGCGCTGCCGGTCTACAGCGGTCAGAACGAGCTCTACTTCCGCGCACGGCCGCCGGAGTCCGCCCGAGTGCTGATCGCGGTGGGCTACTCGCCGAGGCGGCTCGGACCGCACTTCGCGTCGTGCGAGATCGCGGCGAGGCTGGACAACGGGGTGGGCGTGGACAACGAGGAGCAGACCCTGCCGATCACGGTCTGCCGCGACCCGCGCGAGCCGTGGTCGGCCCTCTGGCCGTTCTTCCAGCACTACGACTAG
- a CDS encoding nitroreductase family deazaflavin-dependent oxidoreductase — protein sequence MFVHRIVARLGHKPWFAKLGKAVVAPTDRLIGKLTRGKVVTAGLLPGLMLTTTGRKSGREFTQPLAYFPDGDGFILIASNWGQQQHPSWSANLIANPAATVELKGERFGVHADLASGSERERLWAIALKRWPAYDTYAERAAGRTIRVFRLRRSG from the coding sequence ATGTTCGTCCACCGCATCGTCGCGCGACTCGGCCACAAGCCCTGGTTCGCCAAGCTCGGCAAGGCCGTCGTCGCACCGACCGACCGGCTCATCGGCAAGCTGACCAGGGGCAAGGTCGTCACGGCCGGGCTGCTGCCGGGGCTGATGCTGACGACCACCGGCCGCAAGAGCGGTCGGGAGTTCACGCAGCCGCTCGCCTACTTCCCCGACGGGGACGGGTTCATCCTGATCGCGTCCAACTGGGGGCAGCAGCAGCACCCGTCGTGGTCGGCGAACCTCATCGCCAACCCCGCGGCGACGGTGGAGCTGAAGGGTGAGCGGTTCGGCGTACACGCCGATCTGGCCTCTGGATCTGAGCGCGAGCGGCTCTGGGCGATCGCGCTGAAGCGGTGGCCGGCCTACGACACGTACGCGGAACGCGCCGCCGGGCGCACGATCAGAGTCTTCAGACTGCGTCGCAGCGGCTAG
- a CDS encoding dodecin family protein, translating into MTTTVARVTEISSTSSKSFDDAIKTGLTRAHKTLRGVSGAWIKEQKVTLTDGEITGYRVNMLVSFVLDD; encoded by the coding sequence ATGACTACTACCGTTGCGCGTGTCACGGAGATCAGCTCGACCTCCTCGAAGAGCTTCGACGACGCGATCAAGACCGGCCTCACCCGCGCCCACAAGACCCTGCGCGGGGTCAGCGGTGCGTGGATCAAGGAGCAGAAGGTCACCCTCACGGATGGTGAGATCACCGGCTACCGGGTCAACATGCTCGTCTCCTTCGTACTGGACGACTGA
- a CDS encoding ABC transporter permease: protein MSWLRSWAVSLRIARREARRNRGRSLLVLAMIGLPVLGLSFAAVSYDMFNLTRPELIERRLGAADALVSWAGGPVNQLTPGSVESGGSDKTPPEIPTTAEIEALFPAGSRAVSIMQGTAQMRTATGIGNVSAFALTIADPVTAGMVTLLDGVPPRSDTEVALTPQAAARLGAVIGGTVRTTVPDRAFTVTALVEMPEQLSEYIFFRAEAMPSPDGVPLRSSEWLMATPTPLGLADIGRLNAAGLRVMPRDVALNASLDEFTAQNTIAEEELTLGVIVIGMAIFEIVLLAGPAFAVGARRRQRELALVAAAGGTPAQVRRIVLADGVVLGAVGAVLGIVAGVALAFGGRPLIEEYLVGSRAGGYRFFPLALAGIVILAIGTGLLAALVPAFTAARQSVIAALSGRRGIVRSRTRWIVVGAVLLVVSSLVAVAGALVPSPEVILVGLILGQFSLALLTPSLVGVIGRLGSRLPLAPRIALRDTARNRASAAPAISAVMAVVAGSVMIGIFMNSQNIRNNSYHVPSGPLGSATIGLFTWGPAGQQRMGEATMRQIEARLRESLPVDRTAVVAGVSCRLSGADPDSYQCPLDPVVPPEQLCPFAERPPTPEEMPTALDDPRCRNGSPGTYSGLHNVVDDGGNLALITGGEAADVERAVAMLRSGGVVVSDERFLSGGKVTLRRTDTVDGQADGPLVTVPAYAMTTGARSINLIMPPSALPQLAAAFGGSMTSDPAYLFATTREMPTTAEVDGLNQAMQEIDNSIYPIVEQGADGEFDPTLLILALASALITLAAAGVATGLAAADGRSDLATLAAVGASPRLRRTLSLSQSGVIAGLGTLLGVIAGVGGAFAIIKALNVSTAEAWPVPMELPLAVPWGNLVTVFVVPLVAMLGAGLLTRSRLPIERRSQ, encoded by the coding sequence ATGAGCTGGCTTCGATCGTGGGCGGTCTCGCTGCGGATCGCCCGGCGCGAGGCGCGCCGCAACCGGGGGCGATCGCTGCTGGTCCTGGCGATGATCGGCCTGCCGGTGCTGGGGCTGTCCTTCGCCGCGGTCTCCTATGACATGTTCAACCTCACCCGGCCGGAGCTGATCGAGCGTCGGCTCGGCGCCGCGGACGCTCTCGTCAGCTGGGCCGGCGGCCCCGTCAATCAGCTCACACCGGGCAGTGTCGAGAGCGGCGGCAGCGACAAGACCCCGCCCGAGATCCCCACCACCGCCGAGATCGAGGCGCTCTTCCCGGCCGGCAGCCGCGCTGTCTCGATCATGCAGGGCACCGCGCAGATGCGGACCGCGACCGGCATCGGCAACGTCAGCGCCTTCGCGTTGACGATCGCCGACCCGGTGACCGCCGGGATGGTGACACTGCTCGATGGCGTCCCGCCCCGGAGTGACACGGAGGTGGCGCTGACACCGCAGGCCGCCGCCCGGCTCGGTGCCGTGATCGGCGGCACCGTCCGGACCACCGTGCCCGATCGGGCCTTCACCGTGACCGCGCTGGTGGAGATGCCCGAGCAGCTCAGCGAGTACATCTTCTTCCGCGCCGAGGCGATGCCCAGCCCCGACGGGGTGCCGCTGCGGAGCAGCGAGTGGCTCATGGCCACCCCGACCCCGCTGGGCCTCGCCGACATCGGCCGTCTCAATGCGGCCGGCTTGCGCGTGATGCCTCGCGACGTGGCGCTCAACGCCTCGCTCGACGAGTTCACCGCCCAGAACACCATCGCGGAGGAGGAGCTCACCCTCGGCGTCATCGTCATCGGCATGGCGATCTTCGAGATCGTGCTGCTGGCGGGCCCGGCCTTCGCGGTGGGCGCGCGCCGTCGGCAGCGCGAGCTGGCTCTCGTCGCCGCAGCGGGGGGTACGCCGGCTCAGGTGCGCCGCATCGTCCTCGCCGACGGCGTCGTGCTCGGTGCCGTCGGTGCCGTGCTCGGCATCGTCGCCGGAGTGGCTCTGGCGTTCGGCGGCCGTCCCCTGATCGAGGAGTACCTCGTCGGCTCACGCGCCGGTGGCTACCGCTTCTTCCCGCTCGCCCTGGCCGGCATCGTGATTCTCGCGATCGGCACCGGACTGCTCGCCGCCCTGGTCCCCGCCTTCACCGCGGCTCGGCAGAGCGTGATCGCGGCGCTCTCGGGCCGCCGGGGCATCGTGCGGTCCCGCACGCGGTGGATCGTCGTCGGTGCGGTGCTGCTCGTGGTGAGTTCGCTGGTCGCGGTGGCGGGTGCGCTCGTCCCGTCCCCCGAGGTGATCCTCGTCGGGTTGATCCTCGGCCAGTTCAGCCTGGCGCTGCTGACGCCGAGCCTCGTCGGCGTGATCGGGCGGCTCGGCTCCCGGCTGCCGCTCGCGCCCCGGATCGCCCTGCGCGACACGGCACGCAACCGCGCCTCGGCCGCCCCGGCGATCTCGGCGGTGATGGCGGTCGTCGCCGGCAGCGTGATGATCGGCATCTTCATGAACAGCCAGAACATCCGCAACAACAGCTATCACGTTCCCTCCGGCCCGCTGGGCTCGGCGACGATCGGCCTGTTCACCTGGGGTCCGGCCGGTCAGCAGCGGATGGGCGAGGCCACGATGCGGCAGATCGAGGCCCGGCTGCGCGAGAGCCTGCCGGTCGACCGGACCGCCGTGGTGGCGGGCGTCTCCTGCCGCCTGTCCGGTGCCGACCCCGACTCGTACCAGTGCCCGCTCGATCCGGTGGTCCCGCCCGAGCAGCTCTGCCCGTTCGCCGAGCGGCCACCGACCCCCGAGGAAATGCCGACGGCGCTGGACGATCCGCGCTGCCGCAACGGCAGTCCGGGGACCTACAGCGGCCTGCACAACGTCGTCGACGACGGCGGCAATCTCGCCCTGATCACCGGCGGCGAGGCGGCGGATGTCGAGCGGGCGGTGGCGATGCTGCGCTCCGGTGGTGTCGTCGTCTCCGACGAGCGCTTCCTCTCCGGCGGAAAGGTGACCCTGCGCCGGACCGACACGGTCGACGGCCAGGCCGACGGCCCGTTGGTGACGGTGCCCGCCTACGCCATGACGACCGGGGCGCGCAGCATCAACCTGATCATGCCGCCGTCGGCGCTGCCGCAGCTCGCCGCCGCGTTCGGCGGGAGCATGACGAGCGATCCCGCCTACCTCTTCGCCACGACCCGGGAGATGCCGACCACCGCTGAGGTCGACGGACTCAACCAGGCGATGCAGGAGATCGACAACTCGATCTACCCCATCGTCGAGCAGGGCGCGGATGGCGAGTTCGACCCGACGCTGCTGATCCTGGCGCTGGCGTCGGCCCTGATCACGCTCGCTGCGGCGGGTGTCGCGACCGGCCTCGCCGCCGCCGACGGGCGGTCCGATCTCGCCACGCTCGCCGCGGTCGGCGCGAGCCCGCGGCTGCGCCGGACGTTGTCGCTGAGCCAGTCCGGGGTGATCGCCGGGCTGGGTACGCTGCTCGGCGTCATCGCCGGGGTCGGCGGGGCGTTCGCGATCATCAAGGCGCTCAACGTCTCGACGGCGGAGGCCTGGCCCGTCCCGATGGAGCTGCCGCTCGCGGTGCCGTGGGGCAATCTGGTCACCGTGTTCGTCGTACCGCTGGTGGCGATGCTCGGCGCGGGCCTGCTCACCCGGTCCCGCCTCCCCATCGAACGCCGCTCCCAGTAG
- a CDS encoding ABC transporter ATP-binding protein: MTVLELRAVDRVHGSGDTAVHALRGVSITVQPGELVAVMGPSGSGKSTLLNLAGGLDSPTGGMVLVEGVSLGGQGRNALAKLRRAHIGYVFQDLNLLPSLTAVENVTLPLELDGVSPRKARPFGERALDEVGLLAIAERFPDEMSGGQQQRVAIARALVGERRLMLADEPTGALDSQTGESVLKLLRSRVDAGAAAVLVTHEARHAAWADRVIFLRDGSVVDSSAPLNGPEHLLELPS; the protein is encoded by the coding sequence ATGACCGTCCTCGAACTCCGCGCCGTCGACCGCGTCCACGGCAGCGGCGACACCGCCGTGCACGCGCTGCGCGGGGTCAGCATCACCGTGCAGCCGGGCGAGCTCGTCGCGGTGATGGGCCCCTCGGGCTCCGGCAAGTCCACGCTGCTCAACCTGGCCGGCGGGCTCGATTCGCCGACCGGCGGCATGGTGCTCGTCGAGGGCGTCTCCCTCGGCGGGCAGGGCCGCAACGCGCTGGCGAAGCTGCGCCGGGCCCACATCGGCTATGTCTTCCAGGATCTCAACCTGCTGCCCAGCCTGACCGCGGTGGAGAATGTCACGCTGCCGCTGGAGCTCGACGGGGTGTCGCCGCGCAAGGCGCGCCCGTTCGGCGAGCGGGCGCTGGACGAGGTCGGGCTGCTCGCCATCGCCGAGCGGTTCCCCGACGAGATGTCCGGCGGGCAGCAGCAGCGCGTCGCCATCGCCCGGGCCCTCGTCGGCGAGCGGCGGTTGATGCTGGCCGACGAGCCGACCGGCGCGCTGGACTCGCAGACCGGCGAATCCGTGCTCAAACTGCTGCGATCGCGGGTCGACGCGGGTGCGGCCGCCGTCCTCGTCACGCATGAGGCACGGCACGCGGCCTGGGCGGATCGGGTGATCTTCCTGCGCGACGGCTCGGTAGTGGACAGTTCCGCGCCGCTCAACGGGCCCGAGCACCTGCTGGAGCTGCCCTCATGA
- a CDS encoding PadR family transcriptional regulator, translated as MSIRHGLLALLERGHMYGYQLRASFEAETGATWPLNIGQVYTTLNRLERDGLVRPLPDSNGGQRPYEITDAGRAELTMWFATPIAHSDRPRDELAIKLALAITTPGVDVRSVVQTQRVATMRTLQELTRLKRNDGELSWRLVLDSLIFQAEAELRWLDHCESALVRWRPTPATTTGAAPAIVTAESSEVTA; from the coding sequence ATGTCCATCAGGCACGGTCTGCTCGCGCTGCTCGAACGCGGCCACATGTACGGCTACCAGCTTCGCGCCTCCTTCGAGGCGGAGACCGGGGCCACCTGGCCACTCAACATCGGTCAGGTCTACACCACGCTCAACCGGCTCGAACGCGACGGCCTCGTGCGACCGCTCCCGGATTCCAACGGGGGGCAGCGGCCGTACGAGATCACCGACGCCGGCCGGGCCGAGCTGACGATGTGGTTCGCGACACCGATCGCCCACTCCGACCGGCCCCGCGACGAGCTCGCCATCAAGCTGGCGCTCGCGATCACCACGCCCGGCGTCGACGTGCGCAGCGTGGTGCAGACCCAGCGGGTGGCCACGATGCGCACGCTGCAGGAGCTGACCCGGCTCAAGCGCAACGACGGCGAGCTCTCCTGGCGTCTGGTGCTCGACTCGCTCATCTTCCAGGCCGAGGCGGAGCTGCGCTGGCTCGACCACTGCGAGTCGGCGCTGGTCCGGTGGCGGCCGACGCCGGCGACCACCACCGGTGCCGCACCGGCGATCGTGACCGCCGAGTCGAGCGAGGTGACGGCATGA
- a CDS encoding DUF4439 domain-containing protein: protein MTQPTPSATPSPPPALSPAGRERLATAVAAEHAAIYGYGVIGPRLTKGSVSAAESAEAMHRRRRDQFSRLLGEGAPAAAAAYATPPLADAVAAAKLAGQIEERVTAAYRAALAVTEGDTRRQVLDAMIDAANRAAQWRRAAGTTPATVTFPGRG, encoded by the coding sequence ATGACCCAGCCGACGCCGTCCGCGACCCCGTCACCGCCGCCCGCGCTCTCCCCGGCCGGCCGGGAGCGGCTCGCGACGGCGGTCGCCGCCGAGCATGCCGCGATCTACGGTTACGGCGTCATCGGACCCCGCCTGACCAAGGGCTCCGTGTCCGCGGCCGAGTCCGCCGAGGCGATGCACCGGCGGCGGCGGGATCAGTTCAGCAGATTGCTGGGCGAGGGCGCACCCGCCGCAGCGGCCGCATACGCCACGCCGCCGCTCGCCGACGCGGTCGCCGCCGCCAAGCTCGCCGGGCAGATCGAGGAGCGCGTGACGGCCGCCTATCGGGCCGCACTCGCGGTGACCGAGGGCGACACCCGGCGCCAGGTGCTCGACGCGATGATCGATGCCGCCAACCGGGCTGCCCAGTGGCGGCGCGCGGCGGGCACGACACCGGCGACCGTCACATTCCCCGGCCGGGGGTAG
- a CDS encoding twin-arginine translocation signal domain-containing protein — translation MRITDPASRRDLLRTLAAVGAAGVLAGCDLLATPAPDPDPLLGFLARTKALVNAYSTAIGSAPPALVTIINPIRDAHRAHVAALEALIKPPSPSAGAGAPSAAASGTPGDPKVALLALEKEGAKLAYETCLVVPAARATLLGEIAAARAAHVTVLS, via the coding sequence ATGCGAATCACCGACCCTGCCTCGCGGCGCGATCTGCTCCGCACGCTGGCCGCGGTCGGCGCCGCGGGCGTGCTCGCCGGCTGCGATCTGCTCGCCACTCCGGCGCCCGATCCCGATCCCCTGCTCGGCTTCCTGGCCCGGACCAAGGCCCTGGTCAATGCCTACTCCACGGCGATCGGCAGCGCGCCGCCGGCGCTGGTGACGATCATCAACCCGATCCGCGACGCTCATCGGGCGCATGTGGCCGCGCTGGAGGCACTGATCAAACCGCCGTCTCCCTCCGCCGGGGCGGGTGCGCCGAGCGCCGCCGCCTCGGGCACTCCCGGCGACCCGAAGGTGGCGCTGCTGGCGCTGGAGAAGGAGGGGGCGAAGCTGGCGTACGAGACGTGTTTGGTCGTGCCCGCCGCGCGCGCCACGCTCCTCGGCGAGATCGCCGCCGCCCGGGCCGCGCATGTGACGGTGCTGTCATGA
- the rimP gene encoding ribosome maturation factor RimP, whose product MAQGGRSVGRGRPSAPRRTDKGAPREAVAPIKAPAADLAAARDRVQALIEPVLTTAGYDLESLTLKQVGRRFSLKLTVDGDGGVNLDTIAELSRAVADTLDEAEAAGREIIAGEYQLEVSSPGVDRPLTLPRHWRRAIGRLVAVKAAEKQVTGRVVGTDESSVTFEINGAKKTFRLAELGAGRVQIEFSRLEEISDDDLEEIAGDEDDEDDEEQQ is encoded by the coding sequence ATGGCTCAGGGTGGCCGTTCTGTCGGCCGGGGCCGTCCCAGTGCGCCGCGCCGCACCGACAAGGGTGCGCCGCGAGAGGCGGTCGCCCCGATCAAGGCTCCGGCCGCCGATCTCGCCGCCGCGCGGGACCGGGTGCAGGCCCTCATCGAACCGGTGCTCACCACTGCCGGTTACGATCTTGAAAGTTTGACGCTCAAGCAGGTCGGACGGCGTTTCAGCTTGAAGCTGACCGTGGACGGCGACGGCGGTGTCAACCTCGACACGATCGCCGAACTCTCCCGCGCCGTCGCCGACACCCTCGACGAGGCCGAAGCGGCCGGACGCGAGATCATCGCCGGCGAGTACCAGCTGGAGGTCAGCTCCCCGGGCGTGGACCGCCCGCTGACCCTGCCCCGGCACTGGCGGCGCGCGATCGGCCGGCTCGTCGCGGTGAAGGCCGCGGAGAAGCAGGTGACCGGCCGGGTGGTCGGCACCGACGAGAGCAGCGTCACGTTCGAGATCAACGGGGCGAAGAAGACTTTCCGCCTGGCCGAGCTGGGCGCGGGCCGCGTGCAGATCGAGTTCAGTCGGCTGGAAGAGATCTCCGACGACGACCTCGAGGAGATCGCGGGAGACGAAGACGACGAAGACGACGAGGAGCAGCAGTGA
- the nusA gene encoding transcription termination factor NusA, whose amino-acid sequence MNIDLAALRALEREREIPFETILAAIETALLTAYRHTDGAHQHARVEIDRKTGGAIVLAQEFDDDGSIVREFDDTPDDFGRIATMTAKQVILQRLREATDEVHFGEYINRDGDLVTGIIQAHESRSEKGIVSVDLGKIEATLPLSEQVPGEVYRHGERIRCVVIHVVKGPRGPQVTLSRSHPALVKKLFALEVPEIADGTVEIAAIARESGHRTKIAVRSTVSGVNAKGACIGPMGQRVRAVMSELHGEKIDIIDWSEDAAEFVGNALSPARVIKVEVVDREARAARVTVPGEVLSLAIGREGQNARLAARLTGWRIDIRSDAPEGNPPPGAPRPARSVAGVGAEHGGADHEGEAA is encoded by the coding sequence GTGAATATCGACCTGGCCGCATTGCGCGCGCTGGAACGCGAGCGGGAGATCCCGTTCGAGACAATTCTGGCCGCGATCGAGACGGCGCTGCTCACCGCATACCGGCACACCGACGGTGCGCATCAGCATGCCCGAGTGGAGATCGACCGCAAGACCGGCGGAGCCATCGTGCTCGCGCAGGAGTTCGACGACGACGGCTCGATCGTCCGTGAGTTCGACGACACCCCCGACGACTTCGGCCGCATCGCGACGATGACGGCGAAGCAGGTCATCCTGCAGCGCCTGCGCGAGGCGACCGACGAGGTGCACTTCGGCGAGTACATCAACCGCGACGGCGACCTCGTCACCGGCATCATCCAGGCCCACGAGAGCCGTTCGGAGAAGGGCATCGTCTCCGTCGACCTCGGCAAGATCGAGGCGACGCTGCCCCTGTCCGAGCAGGTGCCCGGCGAGGTCTACCGGCACGGCGAGCGCATCCGGTGCGTCGTGATCCACGTGGTCAAGGGCCCGCGCGGCCCCCAGGTGACGCTCTCCCGCTCGCACCCGGCGCTGGTCAAGAAGCTCTTCGCGCTGGAGGTGCCCGAGATCGCCGACGGCACCGTCGAGATCGCCGCCATCGCCCGCGAATCGGGGCACCGCACCAAGATCGCCGTACGCTCCACCGTCTCCGGAGTCAATGCGAAGGGCGCCTGCATCGGTCCGATGGGCCAGCGCGTGCGTGCGGTCATGAGCGAGTTGCACGGCGAAAAGATCGACATCATTGACTGGTCGGAGGACGCGGCCGAGTTCGTCGGGAATGCGCTCTCGCCCGCCCGGGTTATCAAGGTCGAGGTGGTCGACCGCGAGGCTCGCGCCGCCCGGGTGACCGTCCCGGGTGAGGTGCTTTCGCTCGCCATCGGCAGGGAAGGGCAGAATGCTCGGCTTGCGGCCCGTCTGACGGGTTGGCGAATCGACATTCGTTCCGATGCACCGGAGGGCAACCCGCCCCCCGGCGCACCGCGCCCGGCCCGCTCCGTCGCAGGTGTAGGGGCCGAGCACGGAGGCGCTGATCACGAAGGCGAGGCGGCCTGA
- a CDS encoding YlxR family protein, with protein sequence MQLAPPVRTCVGCRQRATASELLRVVAIEREAGQFSLMPDPARRAPGRGAHLHPVPACLVLAERRRAFGRALRVTGVLDIGTLNEAIPGGDG encoded by the coding sequence ATCCAGCTAGCACCTCCGGTGCGAACCTGTGTCGGCTGTCGGCAGCGTGCGACCGCCTCCGAGTTGCTGCGGGTCGTGGCGATCGAGCGCGAAGCTGGTCAGTTCAGCCTCATGCCTGATCCGGCCCGCAGAGCGCCGGGCAGGGGAGCGCATCTTCATCCCGTCCCGGCATGTCTCGTGTTGGCGGAGCGGCGCAGGGCCTTCGGGCGTGCGCTGCGGGTGACCGGTGTCCTGGACATCGGCACGCTCAACGAGGCGATCCCAGGCGGGGACGGATGA